Proteins from one Prosthecomicrobium sp. N25 genomic window:
- a CDS encoding PepSY-associated TM helix domain-containing protein: MKPVFLRLHRWISLTFALPLLAVILTGLVLSFEPIAQVSAVKPGSLTLPAVEALLAKADPEGKAGGLSIAPQDGTLTIGGGPGGPGRSFDLSTGAPRAGGTWAGVFNTARGLHERLIGDLGWLVTASTIAMLVIVTLGVLMGLPRLRNTVPGWHKGTAWFLLPLVVLSPLTGLALAFGITLSAPLAPAGGGPVPLVQALRMVAADHDLSTLNSIRRRGPVMMARVWEGGELAAYAVTSSGLVRLPRNWPRLIHEGNGAGVWSGGLNVITSVALTGLLGTGVWIWARRSLRRRPGALQAARAAGNP; encoded by the coding sequence ATGAAACCCGTGTTTCTCAGACTGCACCGCTGGATCTCGCTCACCTTCGCGCTGCCTCTCCTCGCCGTCATCCTGACCGGCCTGGTGCTCTCCTTCGAGCCGATCGCGCAGGTCTCGGCGGTGAAGCCGGGGTCGCTCACGCTGCCGGCGGTCGAGGCGCTGCTCGCCAAGGCGGATCCGGAGGGCAAGGCGGGCGGCCTCTCCATCGCGCCGCAGGACGGCACCCTGACGATCGGCGGCGGGCCGGGCGGTCCGGGGCGGAGCTTCGATCTTTCGACCGGGGCGCCGCGCGCCGGCGGGACCTGGGCGGGCGTCTTCAATACGGCGCGCGGCCTGCACGAGCGGCTGATCGGCGACCTCGGCTGGCTGGTCACGGCCTCGACCATCGCGATGCTGGTGATCGTCACGCTCGGCGTGCTGATGGGGCTGCCGCGCCTGCGCAACACGGTGCCGGGCTGGCACAAGGGCACCGCCTGGTTCCTGCTGCCGCTGGTCGTCCTCAGCCCGCTGACCGGCCTGGCGCTCGCCTTCGGGATCACGCTCTCGGCGCCGCTCGCGCCGGCGGGAGGCGGGCCCGTGCCGCTCGTCCAGGCGCTCCGGATGGTGGCGGCCGACCATGACCTCTCGACCCTCAACTCGATCCGCCGCCGCGGCCCGGTCATGATGGCGCGCGTCTGGGAGGGCGGGGAGCTCGCCGCCTACGCGGTGACGAGCAGCGGGCTGGTGCGGCTGCCGCGCAACTGGCCGCGCCTCATCCACGAGGGGAACGGCGCCGGTGTCTGGAGCGGCGGGCTCAACGTGATCACCTCCGTCGCCCTGACGGGCCTGCTCGGCACCGGCGTGTGGATCTGGGCCCGCCGCAGCCTGCGCCGGCGCCCAGGCGCGCTGCAGGCCGCCCGCGCCGCCGGAAACCCTTGA
- a CDS encoding response regulator, translated as MERTPHVLVVDDHREIRELLARFFVKNGLRVSVAAGGAEMRQVLRAGAVDVIVLDIMMPGEDGLSLCRQLRQTSDVPIVLLTAVAEETDRIVGLELGADDYVTKPFSPRELLARIRAILRRTQAASKPTPETERRQYRFEGFTLDPARNALFDAAGTPVPLGTAEFRLLHAFVARPGMVLTRDQLLDITAGRSAQVFDRSIDNLVSRLRRRIEKDPQHPALVKTVWGDGYMFAAPVEVLE; from the coding sequence ATGGAGCGCACCCCCCATGTCCTGGTTGTCGACGACCATCGCGAGATCCGCGAGCTCCTCGCCCGCTTCTTCGTGAAGAACGGCCTGCGCGTCAGCGTCGCCGCGGGCGGCGCGGAGATGCGCCAGGTGCTGAGGGCCGGCGCCGTCGACGTGATCGTGCTCGACATCATGATGCCCGGCGAGGACGGCCTGTCGCTCTGCCGCCAGCTCCGTCAGACGAGCGACGTGCCGATCGTCCTCCTGACGGCGGTGGCCGAGGAGACCGACCGCATCGTCGGCCTCGAGCTCGGCGCCGACGACTACGTGACGAAGCCCTTCAGCCCGCGCGAACTCCTCGCCCGCATCCGCGCGATCCTGAGGCGCACCCAGGCCGCCTCCAAGCCCACCCCGGAGACCGAGCGACGGCAGTACCGCTTCGAGGGCTTCACCCTCGACCCCGCCCGCAACGCCCTCTTCGACGCGGCGGGAACGCCCGTCCCGCTCGGCACGGCCGAGTTCCGCCTGCTCCACGCCTTCGTGGCCCGGCCCGGCATGGTGCTGACCCGCGACCAGCTTCTCGATATCACGGCCGGCCGAAGCGCCCAGGTCTTCGACCGCAGCATCGACAACCTGGTCAGCCGGCTCCGCCGCCGCATCGAGAAGGACCCGCAGCATCCCGCCCTGGTGAAGACGGTCTGGGGCGACGGCTACATGTTCGCCGCCCCGGTAGAGGTGCTGGAGTGA
- a CDS encoding ATP-binding protein, with the protein MTARTVPQRLWPRGLAGRLVLLLTVALAAAQAAFALAMWGQQDVLVAELARGQALRETVALARLLRRYPPADGEALAEAFGSRQSCARLTSGPAPPGEPMSAAESELARTLGAMLHGVGAGDPQVSIEPVGASRNPCEGLGPVRRRPPGDEASGAARPPAEPPGVPGRARVAAVALSVPLGDGRGLTVRTTVDVPARWTWATFLSFVLSSLAVAGVVVVAVAVQTRSLRTLADASDRLGRGEAVAPLDPRGPREVQAAIEAFNTMQARLGQFLQDRLRLLAGISHDLRTPLTTLRLKAEFVEDEAVRDDLVKTIEELAAICEATLAFTRAEAAAEETQTIDMASLLAEVVEPFRLAGAPVSLDAPGPAPLACRPVALRRALRNLVDNALRYGKTARIRLERAPDGAVSVTVEDDGPGLPEDRIEDAFQPFVRLDASRNPETGGIGLGLAIARSIVRAHGGSLTLANRPAGGLAAVVRLPSPSGAGEGRGS; encoded by the coding sequence GTGACCGCCCGCACCGTCCCGCAGCGCCTCTGGCCGCGCGGCCTCGCCGGCCGGCTGGTGCTGCTCCTCACCGTCGCCCTCGCGGCCGCCCAGGCGGCCTTCGCGCTCGCCATGTGGGGGCAGCAGGACGTGCTCGTCGCCGAACTCGCCCGCGGCCAGGCGCTCCGCGAGACGGTCGCCCTCGCCCGGCTCCTCCGCCGCTATCCGCCGGCGGACGGCGAGGCGCTCGCCGAGGCCTTCGGGTCGCGCCAGTCCTGCGCCCGCCTGACGTCCGGCCCCGCGCCCCCGGGCGAGCCCATGTCGGCCGCCGAAAGCGAACTCGCCCGCACCCTCGGCGCCATGCTGCACGGGGTCGGCGCCGGCGACCCGCAGGTCTCCATCGAGCCCGTGGGGGCGAGCCGCAACCCCTGCGAGGGCCTCGGCCCCGTCCGCCGCCGGCCTCCGGGCGATGAGGCGTCCGGCGCCGCACGTCCCCCCGCCGAGCCGCCGGGCGTTCCCGGGCGGGCGCGGGTCGCCGCCGTCGCCCTGTCGGTGCCGCTCGGCGACGGCCGGGGCCTGACCGTCCGCACCACCGTCGACGTGCCCGCGCGCTGGACCTGGGCCACCTTCCTGTCCTTCGTCCTCTCTTCGCTCGCCGTGGCCGGGGTAGTGGTCGTCGCCGTCGCGGTGCAGACCCGCTCGCTCCGGACCCTCGCGGACGCCTCCGACAGGCTCGGCCGCGGCGAGGCCGTCGCGCCGCTGGACCCGCGCGGGCCGCGCGAGGTGCAGGCCGCCATCGAGGCCTTCAACACCATGCAGGCCCGCCTCGGCCAGTTCCTGCAGGACCGGCTGAGGCTCCTCGCTGGCATCAGCCACGACCTCAGGACCCCGCTGACGACCCTGCGCCTCAAGGCGGAGTTCGTCGAGGACGAGGCGGTCCGCGACGACCTCGTGAAGACCATCGAGGAACTGGCCGCCATCTGCGAGGCGACCCTCGCCTTCACGCGCGCCGAGGCCGCCGCCGAGGAGACCCAGACGATCGACATGGCCAGCCTCCTCGCCGAGGTCGTCGAACCATTCCGCCTCGCCGGCGCGCCGGTGAGCCTCGACGCGCCCGGCCCCGCGCCGCTCGCCTGCCGGCCGGTGGCGCTGAGGCGGGCGCTGCGCAACCTGGTCGACAATGCCCTGCGCTACGGCAAGACCGCCCGCATCCGCCTGGAGCGCGCGCCCGACGGGGCCGTCTCGGTCACGGTCGAGGATGACGGCCCGGGCCTGCCGGAGGACCGCATCGAGGACGCCTTCCAGCCCTTCGTGCGCCTCGACGCCTCGCGCAACCCGGAGACCGGCGGCATCGGCCTCGGCCTCGCCATCGCGCGCAGCATCGTGCGCGCCCATGGCGGCAGCCTGACCCTCGCCAACCGCCCCGCGGGCGGCCTCGCGGCCGTGGTCCGCCTTCCCTCCCCGTCCGGGGCCGGCGAAGGGCGCGGTTCGTGA
- a CDS encoding class I SAM-dependent methyltransferase → MTDKDRVFAGSIPEIYDAALVPLIFEAYAADMARRVAALEPGAVLEIAAGSGAVPRALAPLLGPDARYMVTDLNPAMLDRARARQPEDPRIEFRPADAMGLPFGDDLFDVVACQFGAMFFPDRPAAYREVRRVLKPGGTFLLSVWDRIGENVFADVVTAAVGELFPDDPPLFLARTPHGYGDRDRIAADLRAAGFGSVEIETRAETSEATQARDVARAYCEGTPLSAEIETRGPGRLGEATDHAARRLAERFGPGPISGKIQAQVATARP, encoded by the coding sequence ATGACGGACAAGGATCGCGTCTTCGCCGGTTCGATCCCGGAGATCTACGACGCCGCGCTCGTGCCGCTCATCTTCGAGGCCTACGCGGCCGACATGGCCCGGCGGGTGGCCGCGCTGGAGCCGGGCGCGGTCCTGGAGATCGCCGCCGGCAGCGGAGCCGTGCCGCGGGCGCTGGCCCCGCTCCTCGGCCCGGATGCCCGCTACATGGTCACCGACCTCAATCCGGCCATGCTCGACCGGGCGCGGGCGCGCCAGCCCGAGGATCCGCGCATCGAGTTCCGGCCGGCGGATGCGATGGGGCTGCCCTTCGGGGACGACCTGTTCGACGTGGTGGCCTGCCAGTTCGGCGCCATGTTCTTTCCCGACCGGCCGGCGGCCTACCGGGAGGTGCGGCGGGTGCTCAAGCCCGGCGGCACCTTTCTCCTGAGCGTCTGGGACCGCATCGGCGAGAACGTCTTCGCCGATGTGGTGACGGCTGCGGTCGGCGAACTCTTCCCCGACGATCCGCCGCTTTTTCTAGCGCGGACGCCGCACGGCTATGGCGATCGGGACCGGATCGCCGCTGACCTGCGGGCGGCGGGCTTCGGCTCCGTCGAGATCGAGACCCGGGCCGAGACGAGCGAGGCGACACAGGCGCGCGACGTCGCCCGGGCCTATTGCGAGGGCACGCCGCTCAGCGCCGAGATCGAGACCCGGGGCCCCGGACGGCTCGGCGAGGCGACCGACCATGCGGCGCGGCGCTTGGCGGAACGGTTCGGGCCGGGGCCCATCAGCGGCAAGATCCAGGCGCAGGTCGCGACGGCCCGGCCCTGA
- a CDS encoding HWE histidine kinase domain-containing protein, protein MSAVAAAEAAELVSDLRRRLEEAEDTLRAIREGEVDALVVRGEAEDNVYMIGDSTEAYRNFMEAMVPGAAATDGAGRILYANSALCGLLHASLPALQGRRLADLFGPGAARAVEEVVIGSADGRASAPVTLGSGEEEIVYQVAATPVRLGTIMGRAVTFSDLTERVRAERAERAERAALAILSSANEAVIVCDRTGVITHANAASAEALGADLVGRPFEEAIPLAFGVSGEVRSARDLIERALGGESIRGSEVFAPEALGPKDFLVSAAPLRISAGETAGCVLTLFDLSQRKAAEKHQQFLMQELDHRVKNTLAIVVSISKRTASSKDNLVDFQEAFTARIEALAATHTLLAQKGWTSLSLPEILRAELAPYADERATRIEVEDIVLSLKPRTAIALGLIIHELATNAVKYGALSRPDGRVAIREIGWSGGDGAFAIEWVETGGPEVVAPRRSGFGRTVIARSLGYSTAGRTQLEFLPMGVRCRIDIPAEDIVREEPA, encoded by the coding sequence ATGAGCGCCGTCGCGGCCGCGGAGGCCGCCGAACTCGTCTCCGACCTGCGGCGGCGGCTCGAGGAGGCGGAGGATACCCTCCGGGCCATCCGGGAGGGCGAGGTCGACGCGCTCGTGGTCCGCGGCGAGGCCGAAGACAACGTCTACATGATCGGCGACAGCACCGAGGCCTACCGCAACTTCATGGAGGCCATGGTGCCGGGAGCCGCGGCAACGGACGGCGCGGGCCGGATCCTCTACGCCAACTCCGCGCTCTGCGGTCTTCTCCATGCGTCACTGCCGGCGCTGCAGGGGCGGCGTCTCGCGGACCTCTTCGGGCCCGGCGCGGCGCGGGCCGTCGAGGAGGTGGTGATCGGATCGGCGGACGGGCGGGCGAGCGCCCCGGTGACGCTCGGGTCCGGCGAGGAGGAGATCGTCTACCAGGTCGCGGCGACGCCCGTCCGGCTCGGCACCATCATGGGCCGCGCCGTCACGTTTTCGGACCTTACCGAGCGGGTCCGGGCGGAGCGGGCGGAGCGCGCCGAGCGGGCGGCGCTCGCCATCCTGTCCTCCGCCAACGAGGCGGTCATCGTCTGCGACCGGACGGGCGTGATCACCCATGCCAACGCGGCCTCGGCGGAGGCGCTCGGGGCGGATCTCGTCGGTCGGCCCTTCGAGGAGGCGATCCCGCTCGCCTTCGGGGTGTCCGGCGAGGTGCGTTCGGCGCGCGACCTCATCGAGCGGGCGCTCGGCGGCGAGTCCATCCGAGGGTCGGAGGTCTTCGCCCCCGAGGCGCTCGGCCCCAAGGACTTCCTGGTCAGCGCGGCGCCGCTGAGGATCTCGGCCGGCGAGACCGCGGGATGCGTCCTGACGCTCTTCGACCTGTCCCAGCGCAAGGCGGCCGAGAAGCACCAGCAGTTCCTCATGCAGGAGCTGGACCACCGGGTGAAGAACACGCTGGCGATCGTGGTCTCGATCAGCAAGCGCACGGCCTCCAGCAAGGACAACCTGGTCGACTTCCAGGAGGCCTTCACGGCGCGCATCGAGGCGCTCGCGGCGACCCACACGCTGCTCGCCCAGAAGGGCTGGACCAGCCTGTCGCTGCCGGAGATCCTGCGGGCGGAACTGGCGCCCTACGCGGACGAGCGGGCGACCCGGATCGAGGTCGAGGACATCGTGCTGTCCCTGAAGCCGCGGACCGCCATCGCGCTCGGCCTTATCATCCACGAACTGGCCACCAACGCGGTCAAGTACGGGGCGCTCTCCCGGCCGGACGGGCGGGTCGCAATCCGCGAGATCGGCTGGTCGGGCGGGGACGGCGCCTTCGCGATCGAGTGGGTGGAGACCGGCGGGCCGGAGGTGGTGGCGCCCCGCCGTTCCGGCTTCGGCCGAACGGTGATCGCGCGGAGCCTCGGCTATTCGACGGCCGGGCGGACCCAACTCGAGTTCCTGCCCATGGGCGTGCGCTGCCGGATCGACATCCCGGCCGAGGACATCGTGCGCGAAGAGCCGGCGTAG
- the kaiC gene encoding circadian clock protein KaiC: MPAGIHKSRTGIAGFDELTLGGVPTGRPTLVCGSAGCGKTLFAATFLVHGAREFNEPGVFVSFEERPVDIVDNVASLDFGLDRLIEEEKVLIEHIAVDPSELAEIGDYDLEGLFLRLELAIDTIGAKRVVLDTIESLFSAFSNPAILRAEIRRLFDWLKTRGLTTIITGERGEGTLTRQGLEEYVSDCVVLLDHRVENQISTRRLRIVKYRGTSHGTNEYPFIIDTEGFSVLPVSAAGLDHKVHDERISTGVADLDAMLRGGGFHRGSSVLLSGVAGSGKSSLAASFVDAACRRGERALYFSFEESFSQVERNMRSIGIDLRPWVERDLLRFVATRPTFYSLEMHLAVVLRDVIRFSPRLVVLDPISAFTESGDRTEVQSMLLRIVDFLKSRGITAVFTNLMQGGDTLIRTEAGLSSLMDAWILLLNRELNGEFNRELYLLKARGMDHSNQVREFVMSDEGIRLLPPYVGDGRALTGTSRRIEENRQRRAEAERRALSAKTLGLIEQRRRKVRAQIEALQAELDADEIELNSMLGQEEAYLAQIVEDEEEIRASRRG; the protein is encoded by the coding sequence ATGCCGGCAGGTATCCACAAGTCCCGGACCGGCATCGCCGGCTTCGACGAACTCACGCTCGGCGGGGTGCCGACCGGCCGCCCCACTCTGGTCTGCGGCTCGGCGGGCTGCGGCAAGACGCTGTTCGCCGCGACGTTCCTGGTCCATGGCGCCCGCGAGTTCAACGAGCCGGGTGTCTTCGTCAGCTTCGAGGAACGGCCGGTCGACATCGTCGACAATGTCGCCTCGCTGGACTTCGGCCTCGATCGGCTGATCGAGGAGGAGAAGGTCCTGATCGAGCACATCGCGGTCGACCCCTCCGAACTCGCCGAGATCGGCGACTACGATCTGGAAGGCCTGTTTCTGCGGCTGGAACTGGCCATCGACACGATCGGGGCGAAGCGCGTGGTCCTCGACACGATCGAGAGCCTGTTCAGCGCCTTCTCGAACCCGGCCATCCTGCGCGCCGAGATCCGACGCCTATTCGACTGGCTGAAGACCCGCGGCCTGACGACGATCATCACGGGCGAGCGCGGCGAGGGGACGCTGACGCGGCAGGGCCTGGAGGAATACGTCTCGGATTGCGTCGTGCTGCTCGACCATAGGGTGGAAAACCAGATCTCGACGCGGCGGCTGCGCATCGTCAAGTACCGCGGGACCAGCCACGGGACCAACGAGTACCCCTTCATCATCGACACCGAAGGGTTCAGCGTGCTGCCGGTGTCGGCCGCCGGGCTCGACCACAAGGTCCACGACGAGCGGATCTCGACAGGCGTCGCGGACCTCGACGCGATGCTGCGCGGCGGCGGGTTCCACCGGGGCTCCAGCGTGCTCCTGTCCGGCGTGGCCGGGTCGGGCAAGTCGTCGCTGGCGGCGAGCTTCGTCGACGCGGCCTGCCGGCGGGGCGAGCGGGCGCTCTACTTCTCCTTCGAGGAATCCTTCTCGCAGGTCGAGCGCAACATGCGGTCGATCGGGATCGACCTCCGTCCCTGGGTGGAGCGGGACCTCCTCAGGTTCGTCGCCACGCGACCGACCTTCTACAGCCTGGAGATGCACCTCGCCGTCGTGCTCCGCGACGTGATCCGCTTCTCGCCCCGGCTCGTCGTCCTCGACCCGATTTCGGCCTTCACGGAGTCGGGCGACCGCACGGAGGTGCAGTCCATGCTCCTGCGGATCGTGGACTTCCTGAAATCCCGGGGCATCACGGCCGTCTTCACCAACCTCATGCAGGGCGGCGACACGCTGATCCGCACGGAGGCGGGCCTCTCCTCGCTGATGGACGCCTGGATCCTGCTGCTGAACCGTGAGCTCAACGGCGAGTTCAACCGCGAACTCTACCTTCTCAAGGCCCGCGGCATGGATCATTCCAACCAGGTTCGCGAGTTCGTCATGAGCGACGAGGGGATCCGGCTCCTGCCGCCGTATGTCGGCGACGGGCGGGCGCTGACGGGTACGTCGCGCCGGATCGAGGAGAATCGGCAACGGCGGGCCGAGGCGGAACGGCGGGCCCTCTCCGCCAAGACGCTCGGCCTCATCGAGCAGCGGCGGCGCAAGGTGCGCGCGCAGATCGAGGCCCTGCAGGCCGAGCTCGACGCGGACGAGATCGAGTTGAATTCGATGCTCGGGCAGGAAGAGGCCTATCTCGCGCAGATCGTCGAGGACGAAGAAGAGATAAGGGCGAGCAGGCGCGGCTGA
- a CDS encoding circadian clock KaiB family protein, with amino-acid sequence MESLRVVDMATDAGKPRKLVLYVAGQTPKSLAAISNLEKICAEHLPGDYVVEVIDLKTNPKLAREHSIVAIPTLVRELPVPIRKIIGDLSDVEKVLVNLRVEGK; translated from the coding sequence ATGGAGTCTCTCAGGGTGGTGGACATGGCAACGGATGCGGGCAAGCCGCGGAAACTGGTGCTCTATGTGGCGGGGCAGACGCCCAAGTCTCTCGCCGCGATATCGAATCTCGAAAAGATCTGCGCCGAGCACCTCCCGGGCGACTATGTGGTGGAGGTCATCGACCTGAAGACGAACCCGAAGCTCGCCCGCGAGCACTCGATCGTGGCGATCCCGACGCTCGTCCGCGAACTGCCGGTGCCGATCCGCAAGATCATCGGCGACCTGTCCGACGTCGAGAAGGTGCTGGTGAACCTCCGGGTCGAAGGCAAATGA